A region of Thermobifida halotolerans DNA encodes the following proteins:
- a CDS encoding LuxR C-terminal-related transcriptional regulator, with translation MEQATLVRQATSKESNGSALRDCCLVPAQAREHDLDAGIVHAGGLNEADLQMLAEIATGVTTDVAARRLELSARTLRRRLRSVCDRLGVNTPIEAVVWAARRHLI, from the coding sequence GTGGAACAGGCCACACTCGTACGTCAGGCGACCAGCAAGGAGTCGAACGGGTCAGCTCTGCGAGACTGCTGCCTCGTGCCCGCTCAGGCCCGGGAGCACGACCTGGACGCCGGGATCGTGCACGCTGGTGGACTCAACGAAGCCGACCTCCAGATGCTGGCCGAGATCGCCACCGGTGTCACCACCGACGTGGCGGCGCGCCGCCTGGAGTTGAGCGCACGCACCCTGCGTCGCCGGCTCCGGTCGGTCTGCGACCGGCTCGGGGTCAACACCCCCATCGAGGCGGTCGTGTGGGCCGCCCGCCGACACCTGATCTGA
- a CDS encoding UvrD-helicase domain-containing protein encodes MEFHADLHIHSKYSRACSRDCDLEHLAWWAARKGIALVGTGDFTHPAWRAELERDLVPAEPGLFRLRPEIESRILRTLPPNCHALPRFMLSVEISTIYKRDDRTRKVHHLLYAPSLDAAGAITADLGRIGNLASDGRPILGLDSRDLLEITLASDPGSYLVPAHIWTPWFSALGSKSGFDAIADCYADLADHIFAVETGLSSDPAMNWMVSSLDSYTLVSNSDAHSPPMLAREATRFDTDLDYYAVRRALETGAGFRGSVEFFPEEGKYHLDGHRKCGIRFDPEATREHRGRCPVCGKPLTVGVFHRVSELADRPEGYRVPEAADFTNLVPLPEIVSEIVGVGPKSKRVTGEVTRLVAELGPELAVLNSVPLDEVTRVGGELLGEAIARLRRGEVVREAGYDGEYGVIRMFHPDELRAEAATMALFAEHELVPPPAPTPPRRGPRRPAPPADGAPGKPPEEDAEPALFPEEETSPRPRPHSLLDGLDPDQRAAAEHTAGPLLIVAGPGTGKTRTLTHRIAHLVAERGVLPEECLAITFTRRAADELRERLRALLAERAAAMTITTLHGLGALILREQHERAGLGARFTVVDESLRQELAAEVAGSSADGRRLLARRDTEPHDTTDDEIARFEARLREADLVDFTDLIRVPVRLLSADGELAAHYRRRWTHISVDEYQDVDETQYALLRLLAAPEANLTAIGDPDQAIYGFRGADVGFFLRFTEDYPTARTVQLVRNYRSNSTIVNAAVQAIAPASLVPGRALRAVGEFGDPPRIGVHVAADEHAEASFVARAIDRLLGGTSLHSLDSGRVTEDGDESLSFSDICVLYRTDAQSEAVISAFNTSGIPFQKRSHDRLLARPEVRILTAELPHHPEGPVVERVRSAVGALCRRYADNERRVTDLMTAGELVTPLAERCGTDLAEFLSALSLGAEVDALDPRADRVSLLTLHAAKGLEYPVVFLVGCEDGLLPFRFPGEERGDEAEERRLFFVGLTRAQRRLYLSRARRRTRRGTAYDAAASPFLAALDPALTMRVDAESASRRRPKDRQLRLL; translated from the coding sequence GTGGAGTTCCACGCCGATCTGCATATCCACTCCAAGTACTCGCGGGCCTGCAGCAGGGATTGCGACCTGGAGCATCTCGCGTGGTGGGCCGCCCGCAAGGGGATCGCTCTGGTGGGAACCGGTGATTTCACTCACCCGGCCTGGCGGGCCGAACTGGAACGCGATCTGGTTCCGGCCGAGCCGGGCCTGTTCCGGCTGCGCCCCGAAATCGAGTCGCGCATCCTGCGGACCCTGCCGCCCAACTGCCACGCCCTGCCCCGGTTCATGCTGTCGGTGGAGATCTCCACGATCTACAAGCGGGACGACCGCACCCGCAAGGTGCACCACCTGCTCTACGCACCGTCGCTGGACGCCGCGGGAGCGATCACCGCCGATCTGGGCAGGATCGGCAATCTCGCCTCCGACGGCCGTCCCATTCTCGGATTGGACTCCAGGGACCTGCTGGAAATCACCCTCGCCAGCGATCCGGGCTCCTATCTGGTCCCCGCGCACATATGGACGCCCTGGTTCTCCGCACTGGGGTCCAAGTCGGGGTTCGACGCCATCGCCGACTGCTACGCCGACCTGGCCGACCACATCTTCGCGGTGGAAACCGGACTGTCCAGCGACCCGGCCATGAACTGGATGGTGTCGTCGCTGGATTCCTACACCCTGGTCAGCAATTCCGACGCGCACTCACCGCCGATGCTGGCACGCGAGGCGACCCGGTTCGACACCGATCTGGACTACTACGCGGTGCGGCGGGCGCTGGAGACCGGAGCGGGATTCCGCGGTTCGGTGGAGTTCTTTCCCGAAGAGGGAAAGTACCACCTCGACGGGCACCGCAAGTGCGGTATCCGCTTCGATCCCGAGGCCACCCGCGAGCACAGGGGCCGCTGCCCGGTGTGCGGGAAACCGTTGACGGTCGGCGTGTTCCACCGGGTGAGCGAACTCGCCGACCGCCCGGAGGGCTACCGGGTGCCGGAAGCGGCGGACTTCACCAATCTGGTCCCCCTTCCCGAGATCGTCAGTGAGATCGTGGGCGTGGGCCCCAAGAGCAAGCGGGTCACGGGCGAGGTGACCCGACTGGTGGCCGAACTCGGTCCGGAACTCGCCGTTCTGAACTCGGTGCCCCTGGACGAGGTGACCAGGGTCGGCGGTGAACTGCTCGGTGAGGCGATCGCCCGGCTGCGGCGCGGCGAGGTCGTCCGGGAGGCCGGATACGACGGCGAGTACGGGGTCATCCGCATGTTCCACCCCGACGAACTGCGTGCCGAGGCCGCCACGATGGCGCTGTTCGCCGAGCACGAACTCGTCCCGCCTCCGGCTCCGACCCCTCCCCGACGCGGACCGCGCCGACCGGCACCGCCCGCCGACGGGGCTCCCGGGAAGCCACCGGAGGAGGACGCCGAGCCCGCGCTCTTCCCGGAGGAGGAGACGTCCCCCCGCCCCCGGCCGCACAGCCTGCTGGACGGGCTCGACCCCGACCAGCGCGCGGCGGCCGAGCACACGGCCGGTCCGCTGCTCATCGTGGCCGGTCCCGGCACCGGCAAGACCCGCACCCTGACGCACCGGATCGCCCACCTGGTGGCCGAGCGCGGGGTGCTCCCGGAGGAGTGCCTGGCCATCACCTTCACCCGCCGGGCCGCCGACGAACTGCGGGAGCGGCTGCGCGCCCTGCTCGCCGAGCGCGCCGCGGCGATGACGATCACGACCCTGCACGGCCTGGGTGCGCTGATCCTGCGGGAGCAGCACGAACGCGCCGGGCTGGGCGCGCGTTTCACCGTCGTCGACGAGAGCCTGCGCCAGGAGCTCGCCGCCGAGGTCGCGGGCTCCTCCGCTGACGGACGGCGGCTGCTGGCCCGCCGCGACACCGAGCCGCACGACACCACCGACGACGAGATCGCACGGTTCGAGGCCCGGCTGCGCGAGGCGGACCTGGTGGACTTCACCGACCTGATCCGTGTCCCGGTGCGGCTGCTGTCCGCCGACGGGGAACTCGCCGCGCACTACCGCAGGCGCTGGACGCACATCAGCGTGGACGAGTACCAGGACGTCGACGAGACGCAGTACGCGCTGCTGCGGCTGCTGGCCGCACCGGAGGCGAACCTCACCGCGATCGGCGACCCCGACCAGGCCATCTACGGCTTCCGAGGCGCCGACGTGGGATTCTTCCTGCGATTCACCGAGGACTACCCGACCGCCCGCACGGTCCAACTGGTCCGCAACTACCGGTCCAACTCCACCATCGTGAACGCGGCGGTGCAGGCCATCGCCCCCGCCTCGCTGGTGCCGGGACGGGCGCTGCGCGCGGTCGGGGAGTTCGGCGACCCGCCGCGGATCGGCGTCCACGTGGCCGCCGACGAGCACGCCGAGGCGTCCTTCGTGGCGCGGGCCATCGACCGCCTGCTCGGGGGGACGTCCCTGCACTCGCTGGACAGCGGCCGGGTGACCGAGGACGGGGACGAGTCGCTGTCCTTCAGCGACATCTGCGTGCTGTACCGCACCGACGCCCAGAGCGAGGCGGTCATCAGCGCGTTCAACACCTCGGGAATCCCGTTCCAGAAGCGCTCGCACGACCGGCTGCTGGCCCGGCCCGAGGTGCGGATCCTCACCGCCGAACTGCCGCACCATCCGGAGGGGCCGGTGGTCGAACGGGTGCGCTCCGCCGTGGGGGCGCTGTGCCGCCGCTACGCCGACAACGAGCGGCGGGTGACGGACCTGATGACCGCGGGCGAACTGGTGACCCCGTTGGCCGAGCGGTGCGGGACGGACCTGGCCGAGTTCCTCTCCGCGCTGTCGCTGGGCGCCGAGGTGGACGCCCTGGACCCGCGCGCCGACCGGGTGTCGCTGCTCACCCTGCACGCGGCCAAGGGACTGGAGTACCCGGTGGTGTTCCTGGTGGGCTGCGAGGACGGACTGCTGCCGTTCCGCTTCCCGGGGGAGGAGCGCGGTGACGAGGCCGAGGAGCGCCGCCTGTTCTTCGTGGGCCTCACCCGGGCGCAGCGGCGGCTGTACCTGTCCCGGGCGCGCAGGCGCACCCGGCGCGGGACCGCGTACGACGCGGCGGCCTCACCGTTCCTGGCCGCGCTCGACCCGGCGCTGACCATGCGGGTGGACGCGGAGTCGGCCAGCCGGCGACGTCCGAAGGACCGGCAACTGCGGCTGCTCTAG
- a CDS encoding YgfZ/GcvT domain-containing protein — protein MTSPLLKRPGAVAAETPDTDIAAHYGEPVQEQRALERGSGWIDRSNRGVVRVSGPDRLGWLNDLTSQLLRDLAPGTATESLVMDANGRLLHHLSVVDDGTALWAHVEPGTAAGLTAFLDSMRFMLRVEVADLSDERAVVTVAGPERSAVLDAVRDTLPPGTPLRPAVDETDLFLPVTALETVTEALTAAGARPAGLWAYEARRIAAHRPRLGLDTDHRAIAHETGWIGSAVHLEKGCYPGQETVARVHNLGRPPRRLVMLHLDGTAERLPERGAAIELDGRTVGTVGSSARHFELGPIALGLVKRTVPVDAEFVVDGIAAGQEVVVSPDTGANAQISLRRRPN, from the coding sequence ATGACTTCGCCGCTGCTCAAGCGTCCCGGCGCGGTGGCCGCCGAGACTCCCGACACCGACATCGCCGCCCACTACGGGGAGCCCGTCCAGGAGCAACGCGCCCTGGAACGCGGCTCGGGCTGGATCGACCGGAGCAACCGGGGTGTTGTCCGCGTCTCCGGTCCCGACCGGCTGGGGTGGCTGAACGACCTCACCAGCCAGCTCCTCAGGGACCTGGCTCCCGGAACCGCCACCGAGTCCCTGGTGATGGACGCCAACGGACGTCTGCTGCACCACCTGTCCGTCGTGGACGACGGCACCGCGCTGTGGGCGCACGTGGAACCGGGAACCGCCGCCGGACTCACCGCCTTCCTGGACTCCATGCGGTTCATGCTGCGGGTGGAGGTGGCCGACCTCAGTGACGAGCGCGCGGTCGTGACCGTCGCGGGTCCCGAGCGCTCCGCCGTCCTGGACGCGGTCCGCGACACCCTGCCGCCGGGGACTCCGCTGCGCCCCGCCGTGGACGAGACCGACCTCTTCCTTCCCGTCACGGCGTTGGAGACCGTCACCGAGGCGCTGACCGCCGCCGGTGCCCGTCCCGCGGGGCTGTGGGCCTACGAGGCGCGCCGGATCGCCGCGCACCGTCCCCGCCTCGGCCTGGACACCGACCACCGCGCGATCGCGCACGAGACGGGCTGGATCGGCTCCGCCGTGCACCTGGAGAAGGGCTGCTACCCCGGCCAGGAGACGGTGGCGCGGGTGCACAACCTGGGCCGTCCGCCGCGCCGCCTGGTGATGCTGCACCTGGACGGCACCGCCGAACGGCTGCCCGAGCGCGGTGCGGCCATCGAACTCGACGGCCGCACCGTGGGCACTGTCGGCTCCTCCGCCCGCCACTTCGAACTGGGCCCCATCGCCCTGGGACTGGTCAAGCGGACCGTCCCGGTGGACGCCGAGTTCGTCGTGGACGGCATCGCCGCCGGTCAGGAAGTGGTGGTCAGCCCCGACACCGGCGCCAACGCGCAGATCTCGCTGCGGCGACGCCCCAACTGA
- a CDS encoding FABP family protein, producing MQPEIHPELAKLSFLLGRWEGVGVAGYPGVEGFQFGQEIEFTHDGHPYLNYRSRVWRINADGSLGEPVTSESGYWRVRLGGDAEAEEGGSAEQKDDEQPPVHLEVLISHPEGFSEVYLGTIFAYRVEMRTDVVMRTETGLPVAASHRLYGLFGDNHETLGYAWDLAADGHELQSYMSAQLKRVAPKS from the coding sequence ATGCAGCCTGAGATTCATCCGGAACTGGCGAAACTGTCATTCCTCCTGGGCCGGTGGGAGGGGGTCGGCGTCGCGGGCTATCCCGGCGTCGAGGGATTCCAGTTCGGTCAGGAGATCGAGTTCACCCACGACGGCCATCCCTACCTGAACTACCGGAGCAGGGTCTGGCGGATCAACGCGGACGGCTCACTGGGGGAACCGGTGACCTCGGAGTCGGGGTACTGGCGGGTCCGTCTGGGCGGCGACGCCGAGGCGGAGGAGGGGGGTTCCGCCGAGCAGAAGGACGACGAGCAGCCTCCGGTGCACCTTGAGGTGCTGATCTCCCACCCCGAGGGGTTCAGCGAGGTCTACCTCGGCACGATCTTCGCGTACCGCGTGGAGATGCGCACCGACGTCGTGATGCGCACGGAGACGGGACTCCCGGTCGCCGCGAGCCACCGGCTGTACGGGCTGTTCGGCGACAACCACGAGACCCTGGGATACGCCTGGGACCTGGCGGCCGACGGCCACGAACTCCAGTCGTACATGTCCGCTCAACTCAAGCGGGTGGCTCCGAAGTCGTGA
- a CDS encoding ATP-dependent Clp protease ATP-binding subunit produces MFERFTDRARRVVVLAQEEARMLNHNYIGTEHILLGLIHEGEGVAAKALESLGISLEAVRQQVEEIIGQGQQAPSGHIPFTPRAKKVLELSLREALQLGHNYIGTEHILLGLIREGEGVAAQVLVKLGADLNRVRQQVIQLLHGYQGKEPQAAGTASESAPSTSLVLDQFGRNLTQAARESKLDPVIGRDKEIERVMQVLSRRTKNNPVLVGDPGVGKTAVVEGLAQKIVKGEIPETLKDKQLYTLDLGALVAGSRYRGDFEERLRKVLKEIRSRGDIILFIDELHTLVGAGAAEGAIDAASILKPMLARGELQTIGATTLDEYRKYLEKDAALERRFQPIQVDEPTISHTIEILKGLRDRYEAHHRVSITDGALVAAAQLADRYISDRYLPDKAIDLIDEAGSRMRIRRMTAPPDLREFDEKIAKVRRDKEAAIDAQDFERAAALRDDEKRLQAKRAQKEKEWKAGDMDSVAEVDEELIAEVLATATGIPVFRLTEEESSRLLRMEEELHKRVIGQEDAIKALSQAIRRTRAGLKDPKRPGGSFIFAGPSGVGKTELSKTLAEFLFGDEEALIQLDMSEFMEKHTVSRLFGSPPGYVGYEEGGQLTEKVRRKPFSVVLFDEIEKAHGDIFNSLLQVLEEGRLTDAQGRNVDFKNTIIIMTTNLGTRDISKGQPMGFARVDDTKTNYDRMKAKVNEELKQHFRPEFLNRVDDTIVFHQLTEKEIFAIVDLMVARLDERLKDRDMGIEVRTNAKKVLAERGYDPVLGARPLRRTIQREVEDALSEKILYGDLKAGQIVIVDAEGEGAEARFTFRGVPKPQAVPETAEVGAQQG; encoded by the coding sequence ATGTTCGAGAGGTTTACCGACCGCGCACGGCGCGTGGTTGTCCTGGCACAGGAAGAAGCCAGGATGCTCAACCACAACTACATTGGCACGGAGCACATCCTGCTCGGCCTCATCCACGAGGGCGAGGGCGTCGCGGCCAAGGCTCTGGAGAGCCTCGGCATCAGCCTCGAAGCCGTCCGCCAGCAGGTTGAGGAGATCATCGGTCAGGGGCAGCAGGCCCCGTCCGGCCACATTCCCTTCACGCCCCGTGCCAAGAAGGTCCTGGAGCTCTCGCTGCGCGAGGCGCTCCAGCTCGGCCACAACTACATCGGTACCGAGCACATCCTGCTCGGCCTCATCCGCGAGGGCGAGGGCGTCGCGGCCCAGGTGCTGGTGAAGCTGGGCGCCGACCTCAACCGGGTGCGCCAGCAGGTCATCCAGCTACTCCACGGCTACCAGGGCAAGGAGCCGCAGGCCGCGGGAACGGCCTCGGAGTCCGCTCCGTCCACCTCCCTGGTCCTGGACCAGTTCGGCCGGAACCTGACCCAGGCTGCCCGCGAGAGCAAGCTCGACCCGGTCATCGGTCGCGACAAGGAGATCGAGCGGGTCATGCAGGTGCTGTCGCGGCGCACCAAGAACAACCCGGTCCTGGTGGGCGACCCCGGTGTCGGCAAGACCGCGGTCGTCGAGGGCCTGGCCCAGAAGATCGTCAAGGGCGAAATCCCCGAGACCCTCAAGGACAAGCAGCTCTACACGCTCGACCTGGGCGCTCTGGTCGCGGGCAGCCGCTACCGGGGTGACTTCGAGGAGCGGCTGCGCAAGGTCCTCAAGGAGATCCGCTCCCGGGGCGACATCATCCTGTTCATCGACGAGCTGCACACGCTGGTCGGCGCGGGAGCCGCTGAGGGCGCGATCGACGCGGCCTCCATCCTCAAGCCGATGCTGGCCCGCGGTGAGCTCCAGACCATCGGCGCGACCACGCTGGACGAGTACCGCAAGTACCTGGAGAAGGACGCCGCGCTGGAGCGCCGCTTCCAGCCCATCCAGGTCGACGAGCCCACGATCTCGCACACCATCGAGATCCTCAAGGGCCTGCGCGACCGCTACGAGGCGCACCACCGGGTGTCCATCACCGACGGCGCGCTGGTGGCCGCCGCCCAGCTGGCCGACCGCTACATCAGCGACCGCTACCTGCCGGACAAGGCGATCGACCTGATCGACGAGGCCGGTTCGCGCATGCGCATCCGCCGCATGACCGCTCCGCCGGACCTGCGTGAGTTCGACGAGAAGATCGCCAAGGTGCGTCGCGACAAGGAAGCCGCGATCGACGCCCAGGACTTCGAGCGGGCCGCCGCGCTGCGTGACGACGAGAAGCGGCTCCAGGCCAAGCGTGCCCAGAAGGAGAAGGAGTGGAAGGCCGGCGACATGGACAGTGTCGCCGAGGTGGACGAGGAGCTCATCGCCGAGGTCCTGGCCACCGCCACCGGCATCCCGGTCTTCCGGCTCACCGAGGAGGAGTCCTCCCGCCTGCTGCGCATGGAGGAGGAGCTGCACAAGCGCGTCATCGGTCAGGAGGACGCCATCAAGGCGCTCTCCCAGGCCATCCGGCGCACCCGTGCGGGCCTGAAGGACCCCAAGCGTCCCGGCGGCTCCTTCATCTTCGCCGGACCGTCCGGTGTGGGTAAGACCGAGCTGTCCAAGACGCTGGCGGAGTTCCTGTTCGGCGACGAGGAAGCGCTGATCCAGCTCGACATGAGCGAGTTCATGGAGAAGCACACGGTCTCCCGCCTGTTCGGCTCGCCTCCCGGCTACGTCGGCTACGAGGAGGGCGGTCAGCTCACCGAGAAGGTGCGGCGCAAGCCGTTCTCGGTGGTGCTGTTCGACGAGATCGAGAAGGCCCACGGCGACATCTTCAACTCGCTGCTCCAGGTTCTGGAGGAAGGACGTCTCACCGACGCCCAGGGCCGCAACGTCGACTTCAAGAACACGATCATCATCATGACCACCAACCTGGGCACCCGGGACATCTCCAAGGGCCAGCCCATGGGCTTCGCGCGGGTCGACGACACCAAGACCAACTACGACCGCATGAAGGCCAAGGTCAACGAGGAGCTCAAGCAGCACTTCCGCCCCGAGTTCCTCAACCGTGTCGATGACACGATCGTGTTCCACCAGCTGACCGAGAAGGAGATCTTCGCCATCGTCGACCTGATGGTGGCGCGGCTGGACGAGCGGCTCAAGGACCGCGACATGGGCATCGAGGTCCGGACCAACGCCAAGAAGGTCCTCGCCGAGCGGGGCTACGACCCGGTGCTGGGCGCCCGGCCGCTGCGCCGCACGATCCAGCGCGAGGTCGAGGACGCCCTGTCGGAGAAGATCCTCTACGGCGACCTCAAGGCCGGACAGATCGTCATCGTCGACGCCGAGGGCGAGGGCGCCGAGGCCAGGTTCACCTTCCGCGGCGTGCCGAAGCCCCAGGCGGTTCCTGAGACCGCCGAGGTGGGCGCGCAGCAGGGCTGA
- a CDS encoding histone-like nucleoid-structuring protein Lsr2 produces the protein MAQKVQVLLVDDLDGGEAEETVSFGIDGSSYEIDLSGDNAARLRAALAPFVEAARKAPSKRNATRGKQRSTPSRERSAEIRAWAKAAGKQVNERGRIPQSIMDEYHAAQR, from the coding sequence ATGGCACAAAAGGTTCAGGTGCTTCTCGTCGACGACCTCGACGGGGGTGAGGCCGAGGAGACGGTCTCGTTCGGAATCGACGGATCCTCCTACGAGATCGACCTCAGCGGTGACAACGCGGCCAGGCTCCGTGCCGCGCTCGCACCCTTCGTCGAGGCCGCCCGCAAGGCCCCGAGCAAGCGCAACGCCACGCGCGGTAAGCAGCGCAGCACGCCCAGTCGCGAGCGCAGCGCCGAGATCAGGGCCTGGGCCAAGGCCGCGGGCAAGCAGGTCAACGAGCGGGGGCGCATCCCCCAGTCGATCATGGACGAGTACCACGCCGCCCAGCGCTGA
- a CDS encoding amino-acid N-acetyltransferase: protein MTTEEPITVRRARTRDVVHIRRLIDIFSGERRVLSKSTVTLYEDVQEFWVAELGDGENAKVVGCGALHVLWEDLAEVRTVAVDPVVQGRGVGHRIVSALLDTARELGVRRVFCLTFETEFFARHGFTEINGTPVSARVYEELLRSYDEGVAEFLGLERVKPNTLGNVRMLLHLDP from the coding sequence ATGACAACAGAAGAACCGATCACCGTCCGCCGGGCGCGGACCCGCGACGTCGTCCACATCCGTCGACTCATCGACATCTTCAGCGGGGAGCGTCGTGTGCTCTCCAAGAGCACGGTCACCCTGTACGAGGACGTCCAGGAGTTCTGGGTGGCCGAACTCGGCGACGGGGAGAACGCCAAAGTCGTCGGCTGCGGTGCGCTGCACGTGCTCTGGGAGGACCTGGCCGAGGTGCGCACCGTCGCCGTCGATCCGGTGGTGCAGGGACGCGGCGTGGGCCACCGCATCGTCTCCGCGCTGCTGGACACCGCCCGCGAACTCGGCGTGCGTCGGGTCTTCTGCCTCACCTTCGAGACCGAGTTCTTCGCCAGGCACGGCTTCACCGAGATCAACGGCACACCCGTCTCGGCCCGCGTCTACGAGGAACTGCTGCGCTCCTACGACGAGGGCGTCGCCGAGTTCCTCGGCCTGGAACGGGTCAAACCCAACACCCTCGGCAACGTCCGCATGCTGCTGCACCTGGATCCCTGA
- a CDS encoding A/G-specific adenine glycosylase: protein MTANPYRTAVLAWYDVNARDLPWRADDATPWGVLVSEVMLQQTPVARVLPAWEAWLERWPVPAALAAEPAGEAVRMWGRLGYPRRALRLHACAATIVQRHGGEVPSSHADLLALPGVGAYTAAAVASFAFGQRHAVLDTNVRRVLERVVNGREYPPKAPTGAEYRLAESLLPEEPAVAARWGVAVMELGALVCTARNPRCGECPVVDRCAWVLAGKPPHDGPPRRGQRYAGTDRQVRGRLLAVLREAPGPVPKSVLDAVWDEAAQRERALDGLVADGLVDPLETGDYALPS, encoded by the coding sequence ATGACCGCAAACCCCTACCGCACAGCCGTTCTCGCCTGGTATGACGTCAACGCCCGGGACCTTCCCTGGCGGGCCGACGACGCGACCCCGTGGGGCGTTCTGGTGAGCGAGGTGATGCTCCAGCAGACACCGGTGGCCCGCGTGCTCCCGGCCTGGGAGGCGTGGCTGGAACGCTGGCCCGTCCCCGCCGCCCTGGCGGCCGAGCCCGCCGGTGAGGCGGTGCGGATGTGGGGCCGGCTCGGCTACCCGCGCCGCGCGCTGCGGTTGCACGCCTGCGCCGCGACCATCGTGCAGCGGCACGGCGGTGAGGTGCCGAGCTCGCACGCCGACCTGCTGGCCCTGCCCGGTGTGGGGGCCTACACCGCGGCGGCGGTGGCCAGTTTCGCGTTCGGGCAGCGGCACGCCGTACTGGACACCAACGTGCGGCGGGTCCTGGAGCGGGTGGTGAACGGCCGGGAGTATCCGCCCAAGGCCCCCACCGGGGCCGAGTACCGGCTCGCCGAGTCGCTGCTGCCGGAGGAGCCCGCGGTCGCGGCACGCTGGGGGGTCGCGGTGATGGAGTTGGGCGCTCTGGTGTGCACCGCGCGCAACCCCCGGTGCGGGGAGTGCCCGGTGGTGGACCGGTGCGCCTGGGTGCTGGCCGGAAAACCCCCGCACGACGGTCCGCCGCGGCGGGGACAGCGCTACGCGGGAACCGACCGCCAGGTGCGCGGCAGGCTGCTGGCGGTACTGCGGGAGGCTCCGGGGCCGGTGCCCAAGTCCGTGCTGGACGCGGTGTGGGACGAGGCCGCCCAGCGGGAGCGCGCCCTCGACGGCCTGGTCGCCGACGGTCTGGTCGACCCGCTGGAGACGGGCGACTACGCGCTGCCGAGCTGA
- a CDS encoding DUF3105 domain-containing protein: MNHPSQQPFGSQPPGGGPQPWQPQGPPVYQGAPGPHGQYPPGPYHQQPGTPPPTGRGGSGALGWIIGCSAGALLLAVAAVVVVVVVLNTGGGSGEAGSGTRPEAAQGAEEPGDIPGVRTFEVPSYNHVEGTVDYPQHPPVGGDHNSAWLNCGIYTEQILAENAVHSLEHGAVWITHDPGLDAGQVAALHALYSPGDYIIISPAPDLPAPVVLSAWGKQLTVDDAEDGRVVDFLREYVQGPQTPEPGAACSGGVGAPSG, from the coding sequence GTGAACCATCCTTCGCAACAGCCCTTCGGCTCCCAGCCTCCCGGAGGCGGGCCGCAGCCCTGGCAGCCCCAGGGGCCTCCGGTGTACCAGGGGGCGCCCGGACCGCACGGGCAGTACCCGCCGGGCCCGTACCACCAGCAGCCGGGGACGCCTCCCCCCACCGGACGGGGCGGCTCCGGAGCGCTCGGCTGGATCATCGGCTGCTCCGCCGGGGCGCTCCTCCTCGCCGTCGCCGCGGTGGTCGTGGTCGTCGTCGTCCTGAACACGGGTGGTGGCAGCGGTGAGGCGGGCTCCGGAACCCGCCCCGAAGCCGCCCAGGGGGCGGAGGAGCCGGGGGACATCCCCGGCGTGCGCACCTTCGAGGTCCCCTCCTACAACCACGTCGAGGGGACGGTTGACTACCCGCAGCACCCGCCCGTCGGCGGTGACCACAACTCCGCGTGGCTGAACTGCGGGATCTACACCGAGCAGATCCTCGCGGAGAACGCCGTGCACTCCCTGGAGCACGGCGCGGTGTGGATCACCCACGACCCCGGCCTCGACGCCGGTCAGGTGGCGGCCCTGCACGCGCTGTACTCGCCGGGGGACTACATCATCATCAGCCCGGCTCCGGACCTGCCCGCCCCGGTGGTGCTCTCCGCCTGGGGCAAGCAGCTCACCGTGGACGACGCCGAGGACGGACGGGTGGTGGACTTCCTCCGCGAGTACGTGCAGGGACCGCAGACCCCGGAGCCGGGAGCGGCCTGTTCGGGAGGTGTGGGCGCACCGAGCGGCTGA
- a CDS encoding pyridoxine/pyridoxamine 5'-phosphate oxidase, with protein MSDHTEHVPLRDRLRAIRMFDTDLPGFDPAEAPDSPVALFTEWLDLALRSGVPEPHVVNLATADVAGRPSSRFLILKDVDEAGWRFASSSASPKGRDLAANPNAAIACYWAKQGRQIRARGPVVPEPPERSAADFLARSPDARAEALAGGQSEPLDSEKRAVAVAEARARIAADPGTVAPDWTLYTLQPESVEFWQAARNREHVRLRYTREGSGRWTRTLLRP; from the coding sequence ATGAGCGACCACACCGAACACGTCCCGCTACGCGACCGACTGCGCGCGATCCGGATGTTCGACACCGACCTGCCCGGCTTCGACCCGGCGGAGGCCCCCGACAGCCCGGTGGCGCTGTTCACGGAGTGGCTGGACCTGGCCCTGCGGTCAGGGGTCCCCGAACCGCACGTGGTGAACCTGGCCACCGCCGACGTGGCGGGCCGTCCGTCCTCGCGGTTCCTGATCCTCAAGGACGTCGACGAGGCGGGCTGGCGCTTCGCCTCCAGTTCCGCCAGCCCCAAGGGCCGCGACCTGGCCGCCAACCCCAATGCGGCGATCGCCTGCTACTGGGCGAAGCAGGGACGCCAGATCCGGGCGCGCGGGCCGGTGGTTCCCGAACCGCCGGAGCGCAGCGCCGCGGACTTCCTGGCCCGCTCCCCGGACGCGCGCGCCGAGGCCCTCGCGGGCGGGCAGAGCGAGCCGCTGGACTCCGAGAAGCGTGCCGTGGCCGTGGCCGAGGCGCGGGCCAGGATCGCCGCCGATCCCGGCACCGTGGCGCCCGACTGGACGCTCTACACGCTGCAACCCGAAAGCGTCGAGTTCTGGCAGGCCGCCCGGAACCGCGAGCACGTCCGTCTGCGCTACACCCGTGAGGGGTCCGGCCGCTGGACGCGCACCCTGCTGCGCCCCTGA